Proteins from a genomic interval of Arachis hypogaea cultivar Tifrunner chromosome 10, arahy.Tifrunner.gnm2.J5K5, whole genome shotgun sequence:
- the LOC112718210 gene encoding uncharacterized protein gives MDMVVVVTVVVVLAEAVVMSVVVNRVVVVVVALAIVVVLDLDETLVCAYERSSLSPEIRTKAIKAGLNCFDLECICSEKEVEGKSIISYVTVFERPGLKEFLRQLSEFADMVLFTAGLEGYASPVTDRIDKENRFRLRLYRSSTTNTEYKEHVKDLSSITNDLCRIVIVDNNPFSFLLQPENGIPCISFSIGKPHDTQLVDVILPLLKYLSYQKDVRDVLREKYKMPEWFQQQGILTYS, from the exons ATGGATATGGTGGTTGTTGTTACTGTGGTGGTTGTTCTTGCTGAGGCAGTTGTTATGTCCGTGGTAGTTAATAGAGTTGTTGTCGTGGTGGTTGCTCTTGCTATAGTG GTAGTGCTTGACTTGGATGAAACATTAGTATGCGCATATGAGAGGTCAAGTTTGTCACCTGAAATACGTACTAAAGCAATTAAGGCTGGTTTGAATTGTTTTGATCTGGAATGTATATGTTCCGAAAAG GAAGTGGAAGGAAAATCAATAATTAGTTATGTTACGGTGTTTGAGCGCCCTGGGCTAAAAGAATTCTTAAGGCAATTGAGTGAATTTGCTGACATGGTGCTATTTACTGCTGGTCTTGAAG GTTATGCTAGTCCAGTTACTGATAGAATAGACAAAGAAAATCGATTCCGTTTACGACTTTATCGCTCCTCAACTACCAACAC GGAATATAAGGAACACGTGAAAGATCTTAGCAGCATAACAAATGATCTATGCCGCATTGTTATTGTAGACAACAATCCTTTTAGCTTTTTGTTGCAACCAGAAAATGGAATTCCATGCATCTCATTTTCTATTGGGAAACCGCATGACACACAa CTTGTAGATGTGATTCTTCCACTTCTCAAGTACCTATCTTACCAAAAAGATGTTAGAGATGTGCTCCGTGAAAAGTATAAGATGCCTGAATGGTTTCAACAACAAGGAATTCTAACTTACAGTTGA